From a region of the Deinococcus aestuarii genome:
- a CDS encoding gluconeogenesis factor YvcK family protein: protein MSESAGTRGGGARRATRRARMWMEPGLGVKRWLLLFVGCTLIGAVGFLHFTWTGPLHFIATRWILWLNALTKPEVLPLYVVGITVMGLALLGALLSIMMLSRSMLRSTGTAPETALDVIYSHRTLARGPRIVAVGGGTGLSNLLMGLKVHTGNITAVVTVADDGGSSGRLREALDMIAPGDLTDCYAALSDSPVLARLLLHRFGRGEGLEGHTFGNLLLATLSEEQGGLQGAMRDIHEVLRVRGQVFPATTRPATLVARLSDGREVRGESRLSGQVGPARILDVRLEPPGLPALPDVLGAVRGAELIVLGPGSLFTSIIPALLVPDIARAVRESDAPIVYVASLMSEPGETTGLTLEDHVLAITAHLGRAPTWVLMNSAPIPEGVRERYAAEGAQVLDLAGASRDLRGRVRTAPLLQPGPTARHDPAALAQALLALISRARAA, encoded by the coding sequence ATGAGCGAGTCGGCGGGCACACGGGGCGGGGGCGCGCGCCGGGCCACCCGCCGGGCCCGGATGTGGATGGAACCGGGGCTGGGGGTCAAACGCTGGCTGCTGCTCTTCGTGGGGTGCACCCTCATCGGGGCGGTGGGCTTCCTCCACTTCACCTGGACGGGGCCGCTGCACTTCATAGCGACCCGCTGGATTTTGTGGCTCAATGCCCTCACCAAGCCCGAGGTGCTGCCCCTCTACGTGGTCGGCATCACGGTGATGGGGCTCGCGCTCCTCGGCGCCCTCCTGAGCATCATGATGCTCAGCCGCTCGATGCTGCGCTCGACGGGCACGGCCCCCGAGACGGCGCTCGACGTGATCTACTCGCACCGCACCCTCGCGCGCGGCCCGCGCATCGTGGCGGTGGGGGGCGGCACGGGCCTCTCGAACCTCCTGATGGGCCTCAAGGTTCACACCGGCAACATCACGGCGGTCGTCACCGTGGCGGACGACGGGGGATCGAGCGGGCGGCTGCGGGAGGCCCTCGACATGATCGCGCCCGGCGACCTCACCGACTGCTACGCGGCGCTCAGCGACAGCCCGGTCCTGGCCCGGCTGCTGCTGCACCGTTTCGGGCGCGGGGAGGGGCTGGAGGGACACACCTTCGGCAATCTTCTCCTCGCCACCCTCAGCGAGGAGCAGGGCGGGCTCCAGGGCGCGATGCGCGACATCCACGAGGTGCTGCGGGTGCGCGGGCAGGTCTTCCCCGCCACGACCCGGCCCGCCACCCTCGTCGCGCGGCTCTCCGACGGGCGCGAGGTGCGCGGCGAGAGTCGGCTCAGCGGGCAGGTGGGCCCCGCCCGCATTCTCGACGTGCGGCTCGAACCCCCCGGCCTGCCCGCGCTCCCCGACGTGCTGGGCGCCGTGCGGGGGGCGGAGCTGATCGTCCTGGGACCGGGGAGCCTATTCACCTCGATCATCCCCGCCCTGCTCGTGCCGGACATCGCGCGGGCGGTGCGCGAATCGGACGCGCCCATCGTCTACGTCGCCAGCCTGATGAGCGAACCCGGCGAGACGACGGGGCTCACCCTGGAAGACCACGTGCTCGCCATCACCGCCCACCTGGGCCGCGCGCCCACCTGGGTCCTCATGAACAGCGCCCCCATTCCCGAGGGCGTGCGTGAACGCTATGCCGCCGAGGGTGCCCAGGTGCTCGACCTCGCGGGTGCCAGCCGCGACCTGCGGGGCCGGGTGCGAACCGCCCCCCTCCTCCAGCCCGGCCCCACCGCCCGCCACGACCCGGCGGCGCTGGCCCAGGCCCTGCTGGCGCTGATCTCGCGGGCGCGGGCGGCCTGA
- a CDS encoding glucodextranase DOMON-like domain-containing protein, protein MLTLLTAALVSFPDPAGDARGDGGYVLPTRPAVSEPALDLRGFQAQPQGQGMRFTVALGRIENPWGARSGFSAGVTDIFVKTGVGGVRTLDHLRLNVTGTGGWAYHLRVTGFGASLRKVPEGGGPPTPLPAPTVRVEGTSLVIDAAVPPGDYGYWVTSSVYSPLTPDGVLRPVTSPGPTSLQAGRPGAPVPVDVLLPSGDPAPFTQGTLAPVGATRDRRTLLLLGLGGLGLLTVVVATVAVWRRP, encoded by the coding sequence GTGCTGACGCTCCTCACCGCCGCGCTCGTGTCCTTTCCCGACCCAGCCGGGGACGCGCGCGGCGACGGGGGCTACGTGCTGCCCACCCGCCCGGCGGTGAGCGAGCCCGCCCTCGACCTGCGCGGCTTCCAGGCCCAGCCCCAGGGCCAGGGGATGCGCTTTACCGTGGCGCTGGGCCGGATCGAAAATCCCTGGGGAGCCCGCAGCGGCTTCTCGGCGGGCGTGACCGACATCTTCGTGAAGACGGGCGTGGGCGGCGTGCGGACCCTCGACCACCTGCGCCTGAACGTGACCGGAACGGGCGGCTGGGCGTATCACCTGCGCGTGACGGGCTTCGGGGCCAGCCTGCGAAAGGTGCCGGAGGGTGGAGGCCCGCCCACCCCGCTCCCGGCACCGACCGTGCGGGTGGAGGGCACCAGCCTCGTCATCGACGCTGCCGTGCCTCCCGGTGACTATGGCTACTGGGTCACCAGCAGCGTGTACTCGCCGCTCACGCCCGATGGGGTGCTGCGGCCCGTCACCTCGCCCGGCCCCACCTCATTGCAAGCGGGCCGCCCCGGCGCCCCTGTACCGGTGGACGTGCTGCTGCCGTCGGGGGACCCGGCGCCCTTCACCCAGGGCACGCTCGCGCCCGTCGGGGCGACACGGGACCGGCGCACCCTGCTGCTCCTGGGGCTGGGCGGCCTCGGCCTCCTGACCGTGGTGGTCGCCACCGTGGCCGTCTGGCGCCGCCCGTGA